One Microcaecilia unicolor chromosome 4, aMicUni1.1, whole genome shotgun sequence genomic region harbors:
- the LOC115468309 gene encoding zinc finger protein RFP-like, whose translation MEFGRYTVNVTLDPETAGPGLVLSEDRKSVRMGYTGQNVPDTPQRFNNDPCVLGSEGFTSGRHYWEVGVEVDSFWILGVCKNSVRRKGGITLSPGEGFWTVKLSYVHGYLALTSPETQLPLRKRLRAVGILLDYEAGKVSFYDAENKSHLFTFTDTFTGKLRPIFGTNSKFPLRIRLVPD comes from the coding sequence TAAATGTGACTCTGGATCCTGAAACTGCTGGTCCTGGTCTCGTCCTGTCTGAAGATCGGAAAAGTGTCAGAATGGGATACACAGGACAGAATGTGCCGGACACTCCTCAGAGATTTAATAATGATCCCTGTGTGCTGGGGAGTGAGGGCTTCACCTCAGGGAGACATTActgggaggtgggggtggaggtggattCTTTCTGGATATTGGGAGTGTGTAAAAACTctgtgaggaggaagggggggatcACACTGTCACCTGGGGAAGGATTCTGGACTGTGAAGCTGTCCTATGTACATGGATACCTTGCCCTCACCTCGCCTGAGACCCAGCTCCCCCTGAGAAAGAGACTCCGGGCAGTGGGGATTCTGCTGGACTACGAGGCAGGAAAGGTCTCGTTTTATGATGCAGAGAATAAATCTCATCTCTTCACCTTCACCGACACCTTCACAGGGAAACTCCGACCCATCTTTGGGACTAATTCTAAATTTCCTCTGAGAATCCGCCTGGTACCAGATTAA